A single genomic interval of Granulicella tundricola MP5ACTX9 harbors:
- a CDS encoding M42 family metallopeptidase, with protein sequence MKTFAALALLLAASLASAQQPDRTLTLLQRLADAPGPPGAEEAVRAIMVPEMKPFITEPLRYDGTGSVIAQQGTKGPRIMIDAHMDELGGMVRRVTPNGFLTMQMLGGWLDQALVDQRWIIIGSKGPVHAVTGIRDIHIVPAEERTRVFSRDSLYLDVGAKNAQEVFAMGVEAGDPVVPDSPFTVMNGTQNYLGKGWDDRIGCAVLLEAMRRTSAMPHPNQLFYVATTQEEVGLRGAKAASQLVKPDIGIAIEGGITGDTAGAHPEESQVKLGAGPGMFLYDSSTIPNRKLVAFTRAAARSASLPLQADLVQGYGDDSAEMQASSGGTPTINLVVPVRYTHSHNGIVNRQDFDRTVDLVVAMLMKLDAAAVADLRDFTPKP encoded by the coding sequence ATGAAGACTTTTGCCGCGCTGGCCCTCCTCCTCGCAGCTTCTCTCGCCTCAGCCCAGCAGCCAGACCGCACCCTCACCCTCCTCCAGCGCCTCGCCGACGCCCCCGGACCTCCCGGCGCAGAGGAAGCCGTCCGCGCCATCATGGTCCCTGAGATGAAGCCCTTCATCACCGAGCCCCTCCGCTACGACGGCACCGGCTCGGTCATCGCGCAGCAGGGAACCAAGGGCCCCCGCATCATGATCGACGCCCACATGGACGAGCTCGGCGGCATGGTCCGCCGCGTCACCCCCAACGGCTTCCTCACCATGCAGATGCTCGGCGGCTGGCTGGACCAGGCTCTCGTCGACCAGCGCTGGATTATCATCGGCTCCAAGGGCCCCGTCCACGCCGTCACCGGCATCCGAGACATTCACATCGTTCCCGCCGAAGAGCGCACCCGCGTCTTCTCCCGCGACTCCCTCTACCTCGACGTTGGTGCCAAGAACGCCCAGGAGGTCTTCGCCATGGGCGTTGAGGCCGGTGACCCGGTCGTCCCCGACTCGCCCTTCACCGTCATGAACGGCACTCAGAACTACCTCGGCAAAGGCTGGGACGACCGCATCGGCTGCGCTGTTCTCCTCGAAGCCATGCGCCGCACCTCCGCCATGCCGCACCCCAACCAGCTCTTCTACGTCGCCACCACGCAGGAGGAGGTAGGCCTTCGCGGTGCCAAGGCAGCCTCCCAGCTCGTCAAGCCGGACATCGGCATCGCCATAGAAGGCGGCATCACCGGCGACACCGCCGGAGCCCACCCGGAGGAGTCCCAGGTCAAACTCGGCGCAGGCCCCGGCATGTTCCTCTACGACTCCAGCACCATCCCCAATCGCAAGCTCGTAGCCTTCACCCGAGCCGCGGCCAGATCCGCCAGCCTTCCCCTTCAGGCAGACCTCGTCCAGGGCTACGGAGACGACTCCGCCGAGATGCAGGCCTCCAGCGGTGGCACCCCCACCATCAACCTCGTCGTCCCCGTCCGGTACACCCACTCCCACAACGGCATCGTCAACCGCCAGGACTTCGATCGCACCGTAGACCTCGTCGTCGCCATGCTCATGAAGCTGGACGCCGCCGCCGTCGCCGACCTGCGCGACTTCACCCCCAAACCCTAA
- a CDS encoding YXWGXW repeat-containing protein translates to MISLSPFRKLVIAASLVAAPAVSHAGIFISVGFAPPALPVYAQPICPGDGYLWTPGYWAYAPSGYYWVPGVWVQPPSVGVLWTPPYWGFAGGVYGFHEGYWGPHVGFYGGVNYGFGYGGSGFYGGRWDGGHFAYNTAVMHVGGGFRNVYVDRTVIVNNNNFNHASFNGGPNGVNARPTPQEAQFSHENHIAPTSMQQSHFQAAQQNRANFASANGGHPQNAAFQRPGMTQGAVAARGATPVVGGNRNGFGTANEVNTRQGNQQARVNQGIRSGQMTPGETRNVENRDASINRQANADRAANGGRLTGQERGQINQRQNNVSQSINNDKHNANNDAAAGARNGATPGQERGAARGQEQHDAPRGGGGEHGHK, encoded by the coding sequence ATGATCTCCCTGAGCCCCTTCCGCAAGCTCGTCATCGCTGCATCCCTCGTCGCAGCCCCTGCCGTCTCACACGCCGGCATCTTCATCTCCGTAGGCTTCGCTCCCCCCGCCCTACCCGTCTACGCCCAGCCCATCTGCCCCGGCGATGGCTATCTCTGGACCCCCGGCTACTGGGCCTACGCGCCCTCTGGCTACTACTGGGTCCCCGGCGTCTGGGTTCAGCCGCCATCGGTCGGTGTTCTCTGGACGCCCCCGTACTGGGGCTTCGCCGGTGGAGTCTATGGCTTCCATGAAGGTTACTGGGGTCCCCACGTCGGCTTCTACGGTGGCGTGAACTACGGCTTCGGCTACGGTGGCTCGGGCTTCTACGGCGGACGTTGGGATGGCGGACACTTCGCCTATAACACCGCCGTCATGCACGTCGGCGGTGGCTTCCGCAACGTTTACGTCGACCGCACCGTCATCGTGAACAACAACAACTTTAACCACGCCAGCTTCAACGGCGGCCCCAACGGTGTCAACGCCCGCCCCACCCCGCAGGAGGCGCAGTTCTCGCATGAGAACCATATCGCCCCCACGTCCATGCAGCAGAGCCACTTCCAGGCCGCGCAGCAGAACCGGGCCAACTTCGCCTCGGCCAATGGCGGTCATCCCCAGAACGCAGCCTTCCAGCGTCCCGGCATGACCCAGGGAGCGGTAGCAGCCCGCGGCGCAACCCCCGTCGTCGGCGGCAACCGCAACGGCTTCGGCACCGCCAACGAGGTCAACACCCGCCAGGGCAACCAGCAGGCTCGCGTCAACCAGGGCATCCGCTCCGGCCAGATGACCCCCGGCGAGACCCGCAACGTGGAAAACCGTGACGCCAGCATCAATCGCCAGGCCAACGCAGACCGCGCTGCCAACGGCGGACGTCTCACCGGCCAGGAGCGCGGTCAGATCAACCAGCGCCAGAACAACGTCAGCCAGTCCATCAACAATGACAAGCACAACGCCAACAATGACGCAGCAGCCGGAGCCCGAAACGGCGCAACCCCCGGCCAGGAGCGCGGCGCAGCCCGCGGACAGGAGCAGCATGACGCCCCCCGTGGCGGCGGCGGTGAGCACGGTCACAAATAA
- a CDS encoding RNA methyltransferase, which yields MPQGPPALDSTIDQSRVVVVLVRARNPSNIGAVARAMHDLGFAHLRIVNDFPVPFAAAKSAVDASSVLAAATEPASVAEAVADCTLVLGTTAVGERALQHPLQTLNQAAATVRQTLRTDPAAKIALLFGSEKTGLSNEELSHCHALLTIPMNTLTADHHLSMNLGQAAAVCLYQLALGDETLTPPAPPTETPAAAADLERLTSLLQQVLDDSGYTRRHPANSREPNVRRLVRRMALSADDAPVWTGILRQLLHALKPGSEKP from the coding sequence ATGCCCCAAGGTCCCCCCGCGCTCGACTCCACCATCGACCAATCCCGCGTAGTAGTCGTCCTCGTCCGCGCCCGCAACCCCTCCAACATCGGAGCCGTCGCCCGAGCCATGCACGACCTCGGCTTCGCCCATCTCCGCATCGTCAATGACTTTCCCGTCCCCTTCGCCGCCGCGAAATCCGCCGTAGACGCCTCCTCTGTCCTGGCCGCCGCCACAGAACCCGCCTCCGTCGCAGAAGCCGTAGCCGATTGCACCCTCGTCCTCGGCACCACCGCCGTCGGCGAACGAGCCCTCCAACACCCCCTCCAAACCCTCAATCAAGCCGCCGCCACCGTCCGCCAGACCCTCCGCACCGACCCCGCCGCCAAGATCGCCCTCCTCTTCGGATCAGAAAAAACCGGCCTCTCCAATGAAGAGCTCAGCCACTGCCACGCCCTCCTCACCATCCCCATGAACACCCTCACGGCGGATCATCACCTCTCCATGAACCTCGGCCAGGCCGCCGCCGTCTGCCTGTACCAACTAGCCCTCGGCGACGAAACCCTCACCCCACCCGCACCCCCCACTGAAACCCCAGCCGCCGCCGCGGACCTCGAGCGCCTGACCTCACTCCTTCAGCAGGTTCTGGACGACTCCGGCTACACCCGCCGCCATCCCGCCAACTCCCGCGAGCCCAACGTTCGCCGCCTCGTCCGCCGCATGGCCCTCAGCGCAGACGATGCACCCGTCTGGACCGGCATCCTCCGCCAACTCCTCCACGCCTTGAAACCCGGGAGCGAAAAGCCCTAG
- a CDS encoding glycosyltransferase family 2 protein: MRFSVGIPTFNQAEYLVETIESLLQQTRPPDEIVISDHYSTDGTAEIIRRYAGKVRGVQPPPGVNLTGQYNFTLTSQTGDWITLLSSDDVARPNFCEVLERGAMRQPDAVLVRTGWENIDAAGKTVSTNYMLSVPKVEQPPATLISQKNGPKVSFAAFALKREAYMKSGPILGSLESLADWGLFLQMAPFGSFVYEHELISGYRVGHDGDKFRRRLGMWIRDEERIFREVIPAAAERCGMADTAWIMEAAGANFQRYLSAASKEFTPQERGEIVPLFQSWAGMVGGKAMLERFRAGETIETPATLLERAKSLLRPLAQGVLGRLRR, from the coding sequence TTGCGATTTTCAGTTGGCATCCCGACCTTCAACCAGGCGGAGTATTTGGTAGAGACGATTGAATCCCTGCTGCAGCAGACTCGTCCGCCGGATGAGATTGTGATCTCCGACCACTACAGCACGGATGGGACGGCGGAGATTATTCGGAGGTATGCGGGTAAGGTTCGTGGGGTGCAGCCTCCGCCTGGAGTGAACCTGACGGGTCAGTACAACTTCACGCTGACGAGCCAGACGGGTGACTGGATCACGTTGCTTTCCAGCGACGATGTGGCTCGGCCGAACTTCTGCGAGGTGCTGGAGAGAGGTGCGATGAGGCAGCCGGATGCGGTGCTAGTGCGGACTGGCTGGGAGAACATCGACGCCGCAGGCAAGACCGTGAGCACGAACTATATGCTGAGCGTGCCGAAGGTGGAGCAGCCTCCGGCGACGCTGATCTCACAGAAGAATGGGCCGAAGGTCAGCTTTGCGGCGTTTGCGCTGAAACGTGAGGCTTATATGAAGTCGGGGCCGATTCTGGGGTCGCTGGAATCGCTGGCGGACTGGGGGCTGTTTCTGCAGATGGCGCCGTTCGGCAGCTTTGTTTATGAGCATGAGTTGATCAGTGGCTACCGGGTGGGGCATGACGGAGACAAGTTCCGGCGGCGGCTGGGGATGTGGATTCGCGATGAAGAGAGGATCTTCCGTGAGGTGATTCCGGCGGCGGCGGAACGGTGCGGCATGGCGGACACGGCGTGGATTATGGAGGCGGCCGGCGCGAACTTCCAACGGTATCTTTCCGCGGCGAGTAAGGAGTTCACGCCTCAGGAACGCGGGGAGATCGTCCCGCTGTTTCAATCATGGGCCGGGATGGTTGGGGGCAAGGCGATGCTGGAACGCTTTCGCGCGGGCGAAACGATCGAGACGCCGGCGACACTGCTGGAGCGTGCGAAGTCCTTGCTTCGGCCGCTGGCGCAAGGAGTGCTCGGCCGGCTGCGGCGCTAG
- a CDS encoding sensor histidine kinase has product MAVRERVEGLELPGDLYGLGVARECEEKKHDGASYIWLAYSIFFFIEPIMRRDAGYWLRQGLIYVFFVGLYVAYVEFIATRVRIGILIAFFVLGIFTMPANPGASCFFIYVAAMLPFSVASLPVLLGTMVVESGTMAIEGYLLPGNRINYIITGFFTVVVGVSNIFVAQQKRADRKLRRAQEENVELAAVAERERIARDLHDVLGHTLSVIVLKAELAGRLMGRDDVRAAVEIAEVEKTARTALAEVREAIGGYRAKGLSAEVEQARVTLDAAGVVLECDSAPPSLRPKEETVLSLAVREAVTNIVRHAGATRCTLRFGRTADGFDLMELTDDGSAGGAVREGNGLRGMRERVVGLGGRLSVEWEAGTRLVVEIPHTPVTGVGQ; this is encoded by the coding sequence ATGGCTGTGCGTGAGCGGGTTGAGGGGTTGGAGCTGCCGGGGGATCTGTATGGGCTTGGGGTTGCGCGGGAGTGCGAGGAGAAGAAGCATGATGGGGCGAGTTATATCTGGCTGGCTTACTCCATCTTCTTCTTTATCGAGCCGATCATGCGGAGGGATGCCGGGTACTGGCTGCGGCAGGGGCTGATCTATGTGTTTTTTGTGGGCTTGTATGTTGCTTACGTGGAGTTCATCGCCACCAGAGTACGGATTGGGATTCTGATTGCTTTCTTTGTGCTGGGAATCTTTACGATGCCAGCGAATCCCGGAGCTTCGTGCTTCTTCATCTACGTGGCGGCGATGCTGCCTTTCAGCGTGGCTTCTCTGCCAGTGCTGCTGGGGACGATGGTGGTTGAGTCTGGCACGATGGCGATTGAAGGCTACCTGCTTCCGGGGAATCGAATCAACTACATCATCACGGGATTCTTCACGGTGGTGGTGGGGGTGAGCAATATCTTTGTGGCACAGCAGAAGCGGGCTGACCGCAAGCTGCGGCGGGCGCAGGAGGAGAACGTCGAACTGGCGGCGGTGGCGGAGCGGGAACGGATCGCAAGGGATCTGCACGATGTGCTGGGGCATACGCTGTCCGTGATCGTGCTGAAGGCGGAGCTGGCGGGGCGGTTGATGGGGCGCGATGACGTGCGGGCGGCGGTGGAGATTGCCGAGGTGGAGAAGACGGCGCGGACGGCGCTGGCGGAGGTTCGGGAGGCGATTGGGGGATACCGGGCGAAGGGGTTGAGCGCGGAGGTGGAACAGGCCAGGGTGACGCTGGATGCGGCGGGAGTGGTGCTGGAGTGTGATTCGGCTCCACCGTCATTGCGGCCTAAGGAGGAGACGGTGCTCTCGCTGGCGGTGCGGGAGGCGGTGACGAATATCGTGCGTCATGCAGGGGCTACGCGGTGTACTTTGCGCTTTGGGCGGACAGCGGATGGGTTCGATCTGATGGAGCTGACGGATGATGGGTCGGCTGGGGGAGCGGTGCGGGAGGGGAATGGGTTGAGAGGGATGCGGGAACGGGTTGTTGGACTTGGAGGGCGGTTGAGCGTGGAGTGGGAGGCGGGGACACGGCTGGTGGTGGAGATTCCGCATACGCCTGTTACGGGTGTGGGCCAGTGA
- a CDS encoding S9 family peptidase — MHPLKHLSAALLTCTLTFAAAQQAPRVYTDADYAQAEKFMPYNTNPLVMHAVENPTWLADGRFWYRDTGAKGNTFMLVDPAKSAKAPAFDQAKLASAMNALALSKKTISPDHLPITNFELKDADKTVLTTLAGKRISCDLAGDGVCKELDPKEAGAPKTGRRGKAMGGVDVSPDGKKAAFIRDWNLWLRDLPTGKETQLTTDGIPNYGYATDNAGWSHSDNPILVWSPDSKHIATFQQDQRKTGELYLTNVTNGHPTLTTLKYPLVGDKDVTMIERVVINLEGKDSDKSKLVRLKMAPDQHRSTLCDDISCRGGSGWDDVQWSSDSKNLAFVSTSRDHRQEWMRIANPATGEIREVMGETAPKFFESGNDKVNWHYLAATNELLWFSERDGWGHLYLYDTNTGKLKTQITHGNWNVTQVLVVDEKARVIYFRGVGKDPNEDPYFQKYYRVDFTGDNLALLTPERGDHTVTPSPDNHYFVDTWSTPTDPQVTVVRDFTGKIAVSVAHEDITRLKATGWIPPVQIMVKARDNDTNIYGLLFRPTNFTTDGHYPIINHVYPGPQTGSCGSRSFSAAHGDMQSLAELGFIVVCIDGMGTPYRSKAFHEFYAHDLGDDTIPDQIAGMKDLSTRYPWIDMDKIGIYGHSGGGNATASAMFHFPDFFKVGIAESGNHDNRNYEDDWAEKWAGLEIKNPDGTSNYDSQANQNWAKNLKGHLLLAHGTMDDNVPPTNTLLVVDALIKANKDFDLLMIPNVHHGYAEASQYMTRRRWDYFIRYLAGATPPHEYKMKDYAAVQAAMSGNGPSDNETADPQP, encoded by the coding sequence ATGCATCCTTTGAAGCACCTGTCTGCCGCCCTCCTCACCTGCACCCTCACCTTTGCCGCCGCCCAGCAGGCACCCCGCGTCTACACCGACGCCGACTACGCCCAGGCTGAAAAGTTCATGCCCTACAACACCAACCCTCTCGTCATGCACGCGGTTGAGAACCCAACCTGGCTCGCCGACGGACGCTTCTGGTATCGCGATACCGGCGCCAAGGGCAACACCTTCATGCTCGTAGACCCGGCAAAGTCCGCCAAAGCCCCCGCCTTCGACCAGGCCAAGCTCGCCTCCGCGATGAACGCCCTGGCCCTCTCCAAGAAGACCATCTCGCCCGATCACCTCCCCATCACCAACTTTGAGCTCAAGGACGCCGACAAGACCGTCCTCACCACCCTTGCCGGCAAGCGCATCTCCTGCGATCTAGCCGGCGACGGCGTCTGCAAGGAACTCGACCCCAAGGAAGCCGGAGCCCCAAAGACCGGCCGCCGGGGCAAAGCCATGGGTGGCGTAGACGTCTCGCCCGACGGCAAAAAAGCCGCCTTCATCCGTGACTGGAACCTCTGGCTCCGCGACCTCCCCACTGGCAAGGAGACCCAGCTCACCACCGACGGCATACCCAACTACGGCTACGCCACCGATAACGCCGGCTGGTCCCACTCGGACAACCCTATCCTCGTCTGGTCGCCGGACTCCAAACACATCGCCACCTTCCAGCAGGACCAGCGCAAGACCGGCGAGCTCTACCTCACCAACGTCACCAACGGCCACCCCACCCTCACCACCCTCAAGTACCCCCTCGTCGGCGATAAAGACGTCACCATGATCGAGCGCGTCGTCATCAACCTCGAAGGCAAAGACTCGGACAAGTCCAAACTCGTCCGCCTCAAGATGGCTCCGGATCAGCACCGCTCCACCCTCTGTGACGACATCAGCTGCCGTGGCGGCAGCGGCTGGGACGACGTCCAGTGGTCCTCGGACTCCAAAAACCTCGCCTTCGTCTCCACCTCCCGCGACCACAGGCAGGAGTGGATGCGCATCGCCAACCCCGCCACCGGAGAGATCCGTGAGGTCATGGGCGAGACCGCCCCCAAGTTCTTCGAGAGCGGCAACGACAAGGTCAACTGGCACTATCTTGCCGCCACCAACGAGCTCCTCTGGTTCTCCGAGCGCGATGGCTGGGGCCACCTGTACCTCTACGACACCAACACCGGCAAGCTCAAAACCCAGATCACCCACGGAAACTGGAACGTAACCCAGGTCCTCGTCGTAGACGAAAAAGCGCGCGTCATCTACTTCCGCGGCGTCGGCAAAGACCCCAACGAAGACCCTTACTTCCAGAAGTACTACCGCGTAGACTTCACCGGCGATAACCTCGCCCTCCTGACGCCCGAGCGTGGCGACCACACCGTCACCCCCTCGCCGGACAATCACTACTTCGTAGACACCTGGTCCACCCCTACCGACCCTCAGGTCACCGTCGTCCGCGATTTCACCGGCAAGATCGCCGTCTCGGTCGCCCATGAGGACATCACCCGCCTCAAGGCCACCGGCTGGATTCCCCCCGTCCAGATCATGGTCAAAGCCCGTGACAACGACACCAACATCTACGGCCTGCTCTTCCGCCCCACCAACTTCACCACGGACGGCCACTACCCCATCATCAACCACGTCTACCCCGGCCCCCAGACCGGCTCCTGCGGCTCCCGCAGCTTCTCCGCCGCGCACGGTGACATGCAGTCCCTCGCGGAGCTAGGCTTCATCGTCGTCTGCATCGACGGCATGGGAACCCCCTACCGCTCCAAGGCCTTCCACGAGTTTTACGCCCACGATCTAGGCGACGACACCATCCCCGACCAGATCGCAGGCATGAAGGATCTCTCCACCCGCTACCCCTGGATCGACATGGACAAGATCGGCATCTACGGCCACTCCGGCGGCGGCAACGCCACCGCCTCCGCCATGTTCCACTTCCCGGACTTCTTCAAGGTCGGCATCGCGGAGAGCGGCAATCATGACAACCGCAACTACGAAGACGATTGGGCAGAAAAATGGGCCGGCCTCGAGATCAAAAACCCCGATGGCACCAGCAACTACGACTCCCAGGCCAACCAGAACTGGGCCAAGAACCTGAAGGGTCACCTGCTCCTGGCCCACGGCACGATGGATGACAACGTCCCCCCCACCAACACCCTCCTGGTCGTCGACGCCCTCATCAAAGCCAACAAGGACTTCGACCTCCTCATGATCCCCAACGTCCATCATGGCTACGCCGAAGCCAGCCAGTACATGACCCGCCGCCGCTGGGACTACTTCATCCGCTACCTCGCCGGCGCAACCCCGCCCCACGAGTACAAGATGAAGGACTACGCCGCCGTCCAGGCCGCCATGTCCGGCAACGGCCCTTCTGATAACGAAACCGCCGACCCTCAGCCTTAG
- a CDS encoding response regulator transcription factor: protein MKIRVVLAEDQAMVLGALAALLELEPDIAVVAKAANGREALKAAEQTGVDVLVTDIEMPGMTGLEVAGALKVSRPGVKAIILTTFARPGYLRRALDAGASGYLLKDRPASELADAVRRVHRGLRVVDPALATEAWSAEADPLTDRERQILQRAGEGRSSGEIAGELRLSEGTVRNYLSEAISKLGAANRVDAARIARAKGWL from the coding sequence GTGAAGATACGGGTGGTGCTGGCGGAGGATCAGGCGATGGTGCTGGGCGCGCTGGCGGCGCTGCTGGAGTTGGAGCCGGATATCGCTGTCGTGGCGAAGGCTGCGAATGGGCGTGAGGCGCTGAAGGCGGCCGAGCAGACGGGCGTGGATGTGCTGGTGACCGATATCGAGATGCCGGGGATGACGGGGCTGGAGGTGGCGGGGGCGCTGAAGGTGAGTCGACCGGGGGTGAAGGCGATTATCCTGACGACCTTCGCTCGGCCAGGATATTTGCGGCGGGCGCTGGATGCGGGGGCGAGTGGGTATCTGCTGAAGGATCGGCCTGCTTCCGAGTTGGCGGATGCGGTGAGGCGGGTGCATCGGGGGCTGAGGGTGGTCGATCCGGCGCTGGCTACGGAGGCGTGGAGCGCGGAGGCCGATCCGCTGACGGATCGGGAGCGGCAGATCCTGCAGAGGGCGGGTGAGGGGCGATCGAGCGGGGAGATTGCGGGGGAGTTGCGGCTCTCTGAAGGTACTGTGCGGAACTATCTTTCCGAGGCGATCAGCAAGCTGGGGGCGGCGAATCGGGTGGATGCGGCGAGGATCGCCCGGGCGAAGGGCTGGCTGTAA
- a CDS encoding ABC transporter permease: MATLAVTHSVVATERTFGGTVQIFVKEAKYEFLKLARTKTFSLSTIGFPVMFYVLFGLSNKGHEMDGMDAAKYMLASYAAFGVIGAALFGVGVGMASERALGWLELKRSSPMPAMAYLVSKCISAQAFGLIIVSLLMGLAVAFGGVHLTGREVVMVLGMTVAGSIPFAALGLLIALLVPPNAASGVINLIYLPMSFMSGLWIPIQYLPKFLRPIAPYLPACHLSQLMETIFGYQQIGSTAGHWEGLAGFTLLVLGACWAVFQRAEQDA; the protein is encoded by the coding sequence ATGGCTACTCTTGCTGTTACACATTCTGTTGTTGCGACTGAGCGGACGTTTGGCGGGACGGTACAGATCTTCGTGAAGGAAGCGAAGTACGAGTTTCTGAAGCTGGCGCGGACGAAGACGTTCTCGCTTTCGACGATTGGGTTTCCGGTGATGTTTTACGTCTTGTTTGGACTCTCGAACAAGGGCCATGAGATGGACGGGATGGACGCTGCGAAGTATATGCTGGCGAGCTATGCGGCGTTCGGCGTGATTGGTGCGGCGCTGTTTGGGGTTGGGGTGGGGATGGCGTCCGAGCGGGCGCTGGGATGGCTGGAGTTGAAGCGCTCAAGCCCCATGCCGGCGATGGCGTACCTGGTGTCGAAATGCATTTCAGCTCAAGCGTTTGGGTTGATCATCGTCAGCTTGCTGATGGGTTTGGCGGTGGCGTTTGGGGGAGTTCATCTGACTGGGCGCGAAGTGGTCATGGTGCTGGGAATGACGGTTGCAGGGTCGATTCCGTTTGCGGCCCTGGGGCTGTTGATTGCACTGCTGGTGCCGCCAAACGCGGCTTCAGGTGTCATCAACCTCATTTATCTGCCTATGTCGTTTATGAGCGGGCTTTGGATTCCAATTCAGTATCTGCCGAAGTTTCTGCGGCCGATTGCGCCTTATCTGCCGGCGTGCCATCTCTCGCAACTGATGGAGACGATCTTTGGGTATCAGCAGATTGGGTCTACCGCTGGGCATTGGGAAGGGCTGGCGGGGTTTACGCTGCTGGTGCTGGGGGCTTGCTGGGCAGTGTTTCAGCGGGCGGAGCAGGATGCGTAA
- a CDS encoding ABC transporter ATP-binding protein, producing MPTAEMEAVESVSRTGEAVASLENVTKNYGSVTALDGLSLKLYPGEIVALLGANGAGKSTAVRLLLGLSAPTTGTVTIFGRDPRLAATRTRIGAMLQVASMPKTLKVKEHIDLFRSYYPKPLAVKEIVRIAQLSGIEDRLFEQLSGGQRQRLLFGLALCGDPEVIFLDEPTVGMDIEARRGLWVQVRELAAQGRTVLLTTHYLEEADALASRIVVIDKGRVVSEGTPSEIKSQTASKRIRCRTALSSAQIWTLPGVIDVEQTDGWTCVTAGNAEAVLRKMFAFDEGLSGLEVVSPGLEEAFLSLTTKRV from the coding sequence ATGCCGACAGCGGAGATGGAAGCGGTTGAGAGCGTGAGCAGGACGGGTGAGGCGGTGGCCTCGCTTGAAAATGTGACGAAAAACTATGGAAGCGTAACGGCACTGGATGGGCTTTCCCTGAAGCTCTATCCAGGCGAGATTGTGGCGCTGCTGGGGGCGAATGGCGCGGGGAAATCGACCGCGGTGCGGCTGCTGCTGGGGCTTTCCGCGCCGACGACAGGGACGGTCACGATCTTTGGGCGCGATCCTCGATTGGCTGCGACGCGGACGCGGATTGGCGCGATGCTGCAGGTGGCGAGCATGCCGAAGACGCTGAAGGTGAAGGAGCATATCGACCTGTTCCGGAGCTACTATCCGAAGCCGCTGGCGGTGAAGGAGATTGTGCGGATCGCGCAACTCTCCGGAATTGAAGACAGGCTGTTTGAGCAGTTGAGCGGCGGCCAGAGGCAGAGGCTGCTGTTTGGGCTGGCGCTGTGTGGAGACCCGGAGGTGATCTTCCTGGATGAGCCTACGGTGGGGATGGATATCGAGGCGAGGCGCGGGCTTTGGGTGCAGGTAAGGGAACTTGCGGCGCAAGGGCGGACGGTACTGCTGACGACGCACTACCTGGAAGAGGCGGATGCGCTGGCGAGCCGGATCGTGGTGATCGATAAGGGGCGCGTGGTGAGCGAGGGGACGCCGAGCGAGATCAAGAGCCAGACGGCGAGCAAACGGATTCGGTGCAGGACGGCCTTGAGTTCAGCGCAGATCTGGACGCTGCCGGGCGTGATCGACGTGGAGCAGACGGATGGCTGGACGTGCGTGACGGCGGGCAATGCGGAGGCGGTGCTGCGGAAGATGTTTGCGTTTGACGAGGGGCTTTCGGGGCTCGAGGTGGTGAGTCCGGGGCTGGAAGAGGCGTTTCTTTCGTTGACGACCAAGCGAGTTTAG